The proteins below are encoded in one region of Castor canadensis chromosome 6, mCasCan1.hap1v2, whole genome shotgun sequence:
- the LOC109674391 gene encoding taste receptor type 2 member 14-like, which translates to MGGVFDSTFTIIFVLELVIGNLGNGFIALVNCMDWVKRRKMSLVDRILTALAISRIALLWSVIITVLLFLLFPALGKTETMMRMINIIWLVTNHFSIWLATILSIFYFLKIANFSNSIFLYMKWRVKKVVSVTLLVSLVFLFSITVQMGTYIGYLINENERNMSYRTRSSNPAELYRVTLILTTVYISIPFTLSLTTFLLLIFSLLKHMKKMQHNANGSRDASTMAHIKALQNVTVFLLLYSIFFLSLIVQVWSTKFLVKNETIFFCLAAGLTFPSIHSCVLILGNSKLRQLSLLVLWWLGCRFKDVENSGP; encoded by the coding sequence ATGGGTGGTGTCTTTGACAGCACATTTacaatcatttttgttttggaaCTTGTAATTGGAAATTTAGGAAATGGATTCATAGCCTTGGTGAACTGCATGGACTGGGTCAAGAGAAGAAAGATGTCTTTAGTTGACCGAATCCTCACTGCTTTGGCCATCTCCAGAATTGCTCTGCTCTGGTCAGTAATCATAACTGTATTGTTATTTTTGCTATTCCCAGCTCTAGGTAAAACTGAAACAATGATGAGAATGATCAATATCATTTGGTTAGTGACCAACCATTTTAGCATCTGGCTTGCTACAATCCTCagcatcttttattttctcaaaatagcCAATTTTTCCAACTCTATTTTTCTTTACATGAAGTGGAGAGTTAAAAAAGTGGTTTCAGTGACATTGCTGGTGAGCCTGGTGTTCTTGTTTTCAATTACTGTACAGATGGGCACATATATTGGTTACttgattaatgaaaatgaaagaaacatgtcTTACAGAACCAGGTCAAGTAACCCTGCAGAATTGTACAGAGTTACTTTAATTCTCACCACTGTTTACATTTCCATACCATTTACTTTGTCCCTGACAACTTTTCTCCTGCTAATCTTCTCCTTGTTGAAGCATATGAAGAAGATGCAGCACAATGCCAATGGATCCAGAGATGCCAGCACCATGGCGCACATAAAAGCCTTGCAAAATGTGACGGTCTTCCTCTTATTGtactccattttctttctgtctcttattGTACAAGTTTGGAGTACCAAATTCCTGGTGAAAAATGAGACCATCTTCTTTTGCTTGGCTGCTGGATTGACTTTTCCTTCAATCCACTCTTGTGTCCTGATTCTTGGAAACAGTAAACTGAGACAGTTGTCTCTTTTGGTGCTGTGGTGGCTAGGGTGCAGGTTCAAAGATGTGGAAAACTCGGGTCCCTAA